Genomic DNA from Oryza sativa Japonica Group chromosome 5, ASM3414082v1:
TGTTGGATGTGCAGGAAGCGATGAGGAAAGACACCCTGGAACGGGCAAGGGAGCCAACCTTCGATCTGAAAGCGTACCTGGCCAATGCGTACCTGCACCCGGTGTTCAAAggcagggaggaggaggacaatATGTCAATATCCGAGGATGTCGGGATGGAGGAGGTGATCGTGCCGACCAAGCGTCAATCTCGCCGGAACACTCCCGCCCAGAGCAAGTACGAAGGCTCCGACACGCTCTCTCTTCCTGAAACTGTACACGAACGATAGAGCTACGGGAATATCAGGGTGACTACTAGCTTGTTGAATTCTTTATAGTCTGTACAGATAGATTGATACATACCTACTCCTACGGGGATGTTGGCAGATAGCTTTGCTGTACACTTTACAGCACGAGAGGTATATGGAGGGATTGTTCAACACCCACAGACTGATGATTGGATTGCCAATATTATGATTTCTTTGTTGGTTTCCAACTGCAACTAGCTGTAGTAGTAAATTAGTACTACCACTGTAATAATATAAACCAGCTAGCTAGTAGCAAGTTTTTGTCAGTGCAAGTGTGCAACCGCGCAAGGTTGTTAACAGTAAAAGGAGTCAAGCCGGGGAAGGGACGGGAGATGCATGAACGGCTTTGCTTTGCAAGCCAAGAATATTCATTCCCCACTGACTGCCTGCTTTGTTGGGAACATCATGCATCTCTCATTATTATATCTTCATATCTCCTCTGCTATCTTCTAAATTCTAAATTCCGAAGTGCGTGTGCGCTCATATCTGGTGTCATTTCGagagctctcctctcctctcctctccagaAAAGCACAACCAAAACCCTTCATATGTAGGACTGCTACCTGCACTGCATTTcatcctgctgctgcttgcaATGGCGGTACAAAAGCGATGGTGATGCATGTCACCATCTCCGAGTCATCACCACACTACTGTCGTGCAAGTAACCATCAATCTCCATATCTTCCTCAGTAGCCgcaaatatatatactccaaaAATACATAAATTATGTCCTTGGCCCCAAAACAACATAGATTCCCAATTTTCATTAGCATTAACTTTGGGTCATTGGCATTATACTCCTTCCAAAGTTTTAGGTCCAATAAATGCTGAGTCTTATAGTTTTCAGTCCAATCACACAAGTATTGTTTTCGGCCCAAAATCACATGTATATTGATCTTGGTATCAAATTTTCATGCTTATTAAACATGAGCCCCCCAAAAGTATCTGATTGTATTTTTCAGCTCGTAATTTCAGTAGTGTCAACCTCGAGCcaaaaaattcataaaacaaTAGCCTTTGCTTCAAATTTTCATGAATAACTTGAGCCCAAAACGCTTGAATATTTGCATTTCGGCTAGAAAATGAACGGCGTTTAGCTTTTAGCCAAAAATTTCATGAGTGGTAACATTGaggaaaaaacacatgaatattaGCCTCCTACCCAAAATTTTCATGATAATTAACCCTGGGCCCAAAAAATTGTGTGAATTTTAGCCTCCggcctaattttttttttgagtattAAACTTGGGGGGTTTGAAAACACATGAATACTAGCCTTCTTCCGAAAATGCAATGGAATTCAAATTCTAGTGGCTATGAACATTATGCACACACACGGATGCAATTTTTATGGGGTTTCATGAAGCTAGTGATTTGCCATGGTCTTCGTCTCTTTGAGAATCTATTAGGGGCAAATTTGTGagtgtgtgtgcatgtgtagTAGTGCATGTATCTTCCGTGTAATCCAAAAAAATTCTCCATTATTAACCTTGGCACCAAGATACACTTGACTGGCAAGGGTATGTGGTTTCAACCTCAACAGGTAACATGCTcatattattttcttaaaagGTAATTGGAGAAACGTCTCTCTAAATCTCGTTTTTTAAATCTTGGCACCAACAGTGCATAAATTCTCTCTTTTGGCCCGAAACACATGAATATTAGATTTTGATTCAAGATTTCAGGAGTACTAACTTCTGACCAAAATTGAATGAATTTTAGCCTTTGCCCCAAAGCACATGAGTATTGTCCTTAGGCTTAACATTGCATGAGTATTATCCTTGGATAAAAAAGGAATGAAGGAATTTTAGCTTTCGGTCCTAAATTTCATAAATACTTACCTTGGCACGAAAATGCATGAATATTAGTAAATACTTTTGCCCCAAATCTTATGAGTACTAATGTGGGCCGAAACACATGAACAACGGCGTCCAACAACGACAACGACAGGATCGAAGCTTTTCCCGTCAACGATGACGAGGGCGAGCATCTTCTTCATCAGTACAGATGCTACCAACGATGCTTTGGACGACGAAAAAGAAGCAGCAAGAGGCAAAGCTGTTTGGGAATCGCCAACTTCCGCGAGCATCTTGCTCAGGATTCTACCATCATACATGCAGAGCAGAGAAGAATGAGATCGATCATCTGTACTTGAACTGGGAGGAGCAGTGCGCAGACGTACGCCCAACCCAGCTGATCGATCagccgatccatccatccattatATGACGACGACGCCCAAGTACACTTAACAATGGTCCAGTACCTTTAATACTCTACTGAGCATACACCAGTGCAAAATAGGCTAGACCACCGTATCCTCCCTGTATACACATAACAGCACAGGCAGTGCAGAATAAAGCCAGCTTCAAAATGTCTATGCCACCTATCAAGCATCTATAATCAGATCAAATGACTAGAAATAGGCCTGTGCGTGCCAACATAAGTCCAGTCCCGCTTTGTGTTTCATCAAGTTTTCAAACCAAACCATTTTGACATTAACTCTCATCCATGGGATCATTTCCACCGCCTCTCTGGGACTCTGAATCCTTGTCTCCAGCTCCTGAAGCTTTTGCCACGGAGTCTTCAAGAGCCTCCAGGAACGAAGCTACTGTGAATTTATCTGTGCCACAAAGACACCCATCAAATAAGTTTTCCGAAAACATCTCACTCCATCTCCAGATTTTACAAATACTAAATAAATCATTTTCAGACTTGACCAACTAGCATCAAGGATGTTTGTCGTCTAGCAGAAAAACAACGCTCATATTTTGGGCAGGGGTCACCTCCATAAGCCATTGAAAGTAAAAGCTAGACTAGCAAGGTAAATATCATGGTCATTGAGGTATCAGTTGCAGAATTTGTGTTTTTTCAATACATAAATAAAAGTTTCAGCCACATGCACAAATTATCTACCGTGTATTtgcgaatgaaaaaaaaaaggagcctgCTACATGCTGCATTTAACTTTACTGTTCAGTGCAAATAAACGAGAAATTTGGTTGTCAATATAAGTGAAGATGAGAAGGATTACATTTACTAGGGTCAACTCCAAATTGTGCTAGATCTATTTGCCCAGTCCGCAGCACCTGCCATACATGCAAATAtcagaataaaaataacatTTGAAGCATTGTGTCACGATTCACCAAGATGTTCAATAGAAAGATGAATTACTAACATGGGTAAACGCTTCTACTTGCTGCCGCAAAGGAGGACTTTGCAATAGTTCAAGAATATCACCAGCAGTCCATGGGCCCTGGAATTAAGCAAGCACAATAAAATGAGTGGAAGAGTCAATTGAAGTAAGAACCAGGATGACAAATACAAAGTTACAAACCTCTGGAAGATATGATGCCAACTGTTCAATGGGCAAAGTTTCCATGAGTGGTAACACCAAATCAGGCTTCAAGATGTCTCCTAATCCTAATCCTGTTACAGCGGTTAAAAGTACTGATACATACAGCAAATCATTGAAGAAAAGTGAATCAATAGAgtattgtactgtaattaccaGCATCAGGGTCTGCCACAGCATCTGAAATTACAAGGCGAATGCAAGTAAAATAAAATGAGAAGGTGGTCAAATGGAAGAACATTTCAAAAGTGACATGATTTTTCAGCTGATACCTGATGGCTGTATAGCACTCAGTATTCTCTGCAGGTCTTCCAACCGTACTGGCCCAGCAGCAGATGTCACCTCACCAGCTAAATCAGCAGTCATGCTCTGATCAACTAAATTCCCAGCTCTGATGAGAAGAAAGAAGGAAACAAAGGGGTTAGAATTATTAAATGGTCATTAATTCATTATACCCAAAACTCAACACGCATGCATGAATGCCATATCAGGAACAAATTGAGGCCACACTTTCATATATATTTAGCAGGAAAAATATCAGTGTGAAAATAGGAAGAATGAAAGGCAGTGCACAATAAACTCAGCTAGACATAGATAGTGTTAACTTATGCATGAAATTGGAGTGAATATACTTGTGGTTTATAATGAACGTGCATCCATCTGTTACTCTGACGGCCCCATTGAAAAATAAAGATTGCAATGCAAACGTCTAGGTTTTTCTGTGCTGCACATTGCATCTTGCAGTTCGTTAAAATTACCTGGAGGAGATGTCATCATCAGCTGTGTCTTCATGTGACATTTCAGCTTCAATAGAAACTGCCTCACCATCTGCACGCCCATACAACTTAAGACACAAGAAAAATGAGCGCATAATTAAGAGTTGAGATCCCAACGTTCAGCATACCTAATGGTCGGTTTATGTAGGCATTAACTTGGCGACATATTTGTGAGTCGTCATCAGCACTTGGCTCCTGCACAGTAAAGAGCAAAACACAAGTAAATTTTAGCTGGTGGAAGGACTTCTGTGGTTTTCAAAcagatacacacacacacactcaacTGACCTGCATCCAGAAGAAGAATTTCCTGCTATCGTGCCTGAACTTCAAGATGTAAACCCTTCCAGAAGATTGTGTTACCTGATTAAGTTGAATTACAATCATCAATGAAGCCCAAGAGGTTCACTAAGATGGTCTTGCAGAAGAAAATAAACTTGAACCTATATTCAATACCTTCTCAAAGACAGCCTCCTCAGGGAAGACAATTTGATCCTGTGAAAAGGGAATCAAGGATATACAAAAGTACGATAATTTCCTAGGATATACACAATGGAAATCAGGAGAAACAGACACAGCCaagttcaaagttcaaacataCGAGTCATACAAGTACAGTATTTGCAGATTAAAAAATGAGTGCACGATGACTACTAACTACTATCTATGCTCGAGAGGATACAACTTCAACTAGATTCTGTCCACGATCAAGCCATTGAAAATGAACCAAGCCTTCTTCACCCTACAAACAAGTGGATATGTTAACTGCACTGCAAATCCCCATAAAATATGAGAATGCAAATGGCTTATAAGTTATACTGGACAAATAGAAGTACAGAACTTCAATTCAAGATAAGTATGACTTTTAGCATGCATACCCTTCCTATGCGAACAAGACCCTTGCGTGTGTCTGGGATCACTCGTGTTCCATCAAGGGACATCTTACCCGCACGAAACTCGCACATGATATCCTGACAAACACATGAGAGATTGTTTTTAAATAGAAGCTCAACACCTTGTTATATCATAGCAGAGATAAATGAGATggcaaaaataaatatataggtcATTAAGATTCTGAATAAGCACAAGATCTTAATTTGAGATAGATCAATAAGCACCATGCACTG
This window encodes:
- the LOC4339809 gene encoding 26S proteasome regulatory subunit RPN13; translation: MESTEPLQDIMCEFRAGKMSLDGTRVIPDTRKGLVRIGRGEEGLVHFQWLDRGQNLVEVDQIVFPEEAVFEKVTQSSGRVYILKFRHDSRKFFFWMQEPSADDDSQICRQVNAYINRPLDGEAVSIEAEMSHEDTADDDISSRAGNLVDQSMTADLAGEVTSAAGPVRLEDLQRILSAIQPSDAVADPDAGLGLGDILKPDLVLPLMETLPIEQLASYLPEGPWTAGDILELLQSPPLRQQVEAFTHVLRTGQIDLAQFGVDPSKYKFTVASFLEALEDSVAKASGAGDKDSESQRGGGNDPMDES